The Miscanthus floridulus cultivar M001 chromosome 7, ASM1932011v1, whole genome shotgun sequence genome includes a region encoding these proteins:
- the LOC136462965 gene encoding uncharacterized protein has protein sequence MGKRAAAACRPPQISQRPRSRRKKTPDDAAAGSGVGSFSTTNRTRIWQPKTPADAAPGLSSCSAAATPQAERRPRQGKRPNTAQGLRSCATATAQVRPLRTLSLSWGTKRLRTGSALGSRWRDWAGLDEGPAALIAERVLANDVADYVRFRAVCLPWRRCCADPRARGVLEDPRLYPRHWIMLRDDYEELATAAAPHGIRRRFLNTSTGQCIQADIPELRDHGIFRATAEGLLVMHCKQTEAVRLLNPLTRQMVELPRTSGLVKFSLGCIGECMPCCAGLLDHSTVYLYFYGSDDGTMAIAQPGDDRWVLLNTGPDLIMSTVFFAGRFYGVTASGIVTVDMAGGRGPRLVVAAERPKPFTFRTMTDTVHLVDNGDGDLRLVHRMLHPIRGSGDQFHYKRMYKVYRVDFSTGKTTTRGRRNLGGRSVFMDIYCGISVSPQLFPLLSADTIYLGLHCDERRVRDEQIGAYHVRDGSIDPPCNDDRQRRRLAHPLSIADSLIAYVSG, from the coding sequence ATGGGGAAGCGAGCTGCTGCAGCCTGCCGGCCGCCCCAGATCTCGCAGCGACCGCGGAGTAGAAGGAAGAAGACGCCCGACGATGCGGCAGCGGGATCAGGCGTTGGCTCCTTCAGCACCACCAACCGAACCCGGATCTGGCAGCCGAAGACGCCCGCCGATGCGGCGCCAGGCCTTAGCTCCTGCAGCGCTGCCGCCACACCCCAAGCCGAGCGACGACCGAGGCAGGGGAAGAGGCCAAACACTGCGCAGGGGCTTCGCTCCTGCGCTACCGCCACTGCGCAGGTTCGTCCTCTTCGTACCCTCTCCTTATCCTGGGGCACCAAGCGATTGCGCACCGGTAGCGCCCTCGGCTCCAGGTGGAGGGACTGGGCAGGTCTCGACGAGGGGCCGGCCGCTCTGATCGCCGAGCGCGTCCTCGCCAACGACGTGGCGGACTACGTCCGCTTCCGAGCCGTGTGCCTCCCGTGGCGTCGATGCTGCGCGGACCCGCGCGCGCGCGGCGTGCTGGAGGACCCGCGCCTCTACCCGCGGCACTGGATCATGCTCCGCGACGACTACGAGGAGCTCGCGACCGCCGCCGCCCCACACGGAATCCGTCGGCGATTCCTCAACACCAGCACCGGCCAGTGCATCCAGGCGGACATTCCGGAGCTGCGCGACCACGGCATCTTCCGGGCCACCGCCGAGGGTCTCCTCGTCATGCATTGTAAGCAGACCGAGGCTGTCCGCCTGCTGAACCCGCTTACGCGCCAGATGGTCGAGCTCCCGCGGACCTCGGGCCTCGTGAAGTTTTCTCTCGGATGCATCGGCGAGTGCATGCCGTGTTGTGCGGGTCTCCTGGATCACAGCACGGTGTACCTCTACTTCTACGGCAGTGATGATGGGACAATGGCCATTGCCCAGCCCGGCGACGACCGCTGGGTGCTGCTCAACACCGGGCCAGATCTGATCATGTCCACGGTGTTTTTTGCTGGCCGCTTCTATGGCGTCACTGCCAGTGGCATCGTGACGGTGGACATGGCCGGAGGCAGAGGTCCCCGCCTGGTGGTGGCAGCCGAGCGGCCCAAGCCGTTTACGTTTAGGACGATGACGGACACCGTGCACCTGGTGGATAATGGTGATGGGGATCTCCGGCTCGTGCATCGTATGCTACACCCGATCCGAGGTTCCGGCGATCAATTTCATTATAAGAGGATGTATAAGGTGTACAGGGTTGACTTCAGCACAGGGAAGACGACGACCCGTGGCCGTCGCAACCTCGGAGGTCGTTCTGTCTTCATGGATATTTACTGTGGGATCTCGGTGTCCCCTCAGCTATTTCCACTCCTCAGCGCAGATACAATCTACTTGGGCCTGCACTGTGACGAGAGACGTGTCCGCGACGAGCAGATTGGTGCTTATCATGTCAGAGATGGAAGCATTGACCCCCCTTGTAACGATGACAGGCAGAGGCGCAGATTAGCACATCCTTTAAGTATTGCCGATAGCCTAATTGCTTATGTAAGCGGCTAA